A window of Saccopteryx leptura isolate mSacLep1 chromosome 5, mSacLep1_pri_phased_curated, whole genome shotgun sequence contains these coding sequences:
- the NUDT5 gene encoding ADP-sugar pyrophosphatase encodes MENQEPVDSSQTAKQFIISEELIAEGKWVKFEKTTYMDPTGKTRTWETVKRTTRKGQSADGVVIIPVLQRTLHYECIVLVKQFRPPMGSYCLEFPAGLIDDGESPEAAALRELEEETGYKGDVAECSPAICMDPGLSDCTTHIVTVTINGDEAENVRPKPKPGDGEFVEVVSLPKNDLMNRLEALVAEEHLTVDSRVYSYALALKHANTKPFEVPFLKF; translated from the exons ATGGAAAACCAAGAACCAGTGGATTCTTCTCAAACAGCTaaacagtttattatttcagAGGAG TTAATTGCAGAAGGAAAATGGGTCAAGTTTGAGAAAACAACTTACATGGATCCTACTGGTAAAACAAG AACTTGGGAAACTGTGAAACGTACAACTAGGAAAGGACAGTCGGCTGATG GTGTGGTGATTATCCCAGTGCTACAAAGAACTCTTCATTACGAATGTATCGTTTTGGTGAAACAGTTCCGTCCACCCATGGGAAGCTACTGCCTAGAATTCCCTGCAG GTCTCATAGATGATGGTGAGAGCCCAGAAGCAGCTGCTCTACGGGAGCTGGAGGAAGAAACTGGCTATAAAGGGGATGTTGCTGAATGCTCTCCAG CTATATGTATGGATCCAGGTTTGTCAGACTGTACCACGCACATCGTGACAGTAACTATTAATGGAGATGAGGCTGAAAATGTAAGACCTAAGCCAAAGCCAG GAGATGGAG aatttGTGGaagttgtttctttaccaaagAATGACCTGATGAACAGACTTGAAG CTCTGGTAGCTGAAGAACATCTGACAGTGGATTCTAGGGTCTATTCCTATGCTCTGGCGCTGAAACATGCAAACACAAAGCCATTTGAAGTGCCCTTCCTGAAATTTTAA